A genomic stretch from Bos javanicus breed banteng chromosome 3, ARS-OSU_banteng_1.0, whole genome shotgun sequence includes:
- the LOC133245295 gene encoding late cornified envelope protein 3B-like, whose protein sequence is MSCQQNQQQCQRPPKCPSPKCPPKSPAQCLPPTSGCTPSSEGGCCLGSHRRRRSHRCRRQSSDSCDGDSGLQSGRSGCGQGSGGCC, encoded by the coding sequence ATGTCCTGCCAGCAGAACCAGCAGCAGTGCCAGCGCCCTCCCAAGTGCCCCTCCCCCAAGTGCCCCCCAAAGAGCCCAGCACAGTGTCTGCCTCCAACCTCAGGCTGCACCCCCAGCTCCGAGGGCGGCTGCTGCCTGGGCTCCCACAGGCGCCGCAGGTCCCACCGCTGCCGGCGCCAGAGCTCTGACTCCTGCGATGGTGATAGTGGTCTGCAGTCCGGGCGCTCTGGCTGTGGCCAGGGATCTGGAGGCTGCTGCTGA